GATCGTCATAGCGGTTCAGCGCCTTGCCTTCGGTGTCCAGCACGCCGCGCACCGAGTGCAGCGGCTGGATCTCGCCGCCGGATGCCAGAAACTGGTACAGCTGCGCCATCGCGTACGGGCTCTGGTCCAGGGAACCCAGGATCAGTGCCGGATTGGGCTCGGCGGTGATGCCGGCCAGCGTGTGCACCAGTTCGGCGATGCGCGCCGGTGCAACCTGCATGCCGATGCGGACGGTGGCCTGGTTGTACGAGCGCGCTAGCGCGTCGATCAGGCGGACCGTTCCGTGGCTGCGCGAATCCGAGTTGCCCGGGGTCCAGCGCTTGCCGTTGCCCAGGGTGACCGTGACCGGCGAGTCATCCACCCAGCTGGCGAGCGACCACTGCTGCGGGCTGGCCAGGGCCAGCAGGTAGACGAAGGGCTTGATCAGCGAGCCGACCGGCCGTCGCGCTTCGACGGCGCGGTTGAAGCCCGGCTGGGCGGGGGTGCCGCTGCCCACCACGGCGAGCACGTCGCCATGTTCGACATCGGTCAGCACCAGACCGGCCTGCAAGGAGGGACGGTTCTTCCCCTCCAGGCCCTTCAGCGTCTTGATCACCGCGCCTTCGGCGTAGGCCTGCGCGGACGGCGCCATCGCCGTCATTACGCTCAGGCCGGCCCCGGCAAGCGCCTCTGCGGAATAGTCGCGGGCGAGCTGGCGCCTGACCAGGTCGACATACGCCGGGAAACGGTTGGCCGAGGTGCGTCCCGGATCGGTGCTGATTCCCAGCGGTGCCTGGCGGGCGCGCTCATGCTCGGCGGCGTCGATCAGGGTGGAATCAAGCATCTTGTCGAGGACGAAATTGCGCCGCTCGGTCGCCCGCTCCGGGTTTCGTCGCGGGTCGTAGTACGACGGGCCGCGCACGATGCCGATCAGCAGTGCGATCTGCTCGGTGTTGAGGTCGGCCAGGTCGCGGCCGAACCAGAACTCCGACGCCGCGGCCATGCCATGGATGGCCTGGGCCCCGCGCTGACCCATGTAGACCTGGTTGAAGTAGGCCTCCAGGATCAGCCGCTTGTCGTAGCGCGCCTCCATCAGCAGCGCGTAGAGGATCTCGTTGAACTTGCGGGTGTAGGTCTGCTCGCGGCCGATGCCCAACAGGCCGCTACGCGCCAACTGTTGGGTGAGCGTGCTGGCGCCCTGGCGTGCCTCGCCCGAGCGCATGTTGATCCACGCGGCCCGCACGATGCCTGACAGGTCGATGCCGTGGTGGCTGGCGAAGTCGCGGTCCTCCACGGCCTGCAGGCCCGTGACCAGCAACTCGGGCACCTCGTCCAGCTGGACCAGGCGGCGCTCTTCCTGCTTCTGCCCGTACAAGGTGGCGATGCGGGCGGGATCGAGTCGCAGCCGGGGCGGCGCATTCTTGCCGCCGGTCGCCTCCAGTTTGGTCACCCGTCCGCCGCCCAGGGTCAGCTGCGCCAGGCGCGGAGCTACCGGGCCATCAACGTCGTTGAACCCGCGACTGGAGATTTTCCAGCGCGCCTGATCGTGCTGGTAGGTGCCGGGGCGCAGGCCGTCACCGGGGTGGTACCCGGCCGCACGCAACTCGACCTCCAGCGTGGCGGCCTCCATTGCCACTCCCGGCGCCAGCTCCAGCGGCCGGCCGTACACGCGCGTGGGCAGCTGCCAGCGCAACTGGTCAAAGCGCTGCTCGACCTCGTGGTTGAGGTAGAGCGAATATGGAATCAGGAAGCCCAGGCCCAGCCCGATGGTAGCCAGCACCGCCGTGGACAGCAGGCGCGGCCAGCGCGCGCCGGGCAGATCGCCCTGTTCAACATCGTCTTCGTCGTAATCGATTCGGGCCACGGCATGGGACAATGACAGGGCTGCGCCCTCACAGACCCGAGTCTAACGCAGCCGGCGCGGGCGGCCCGGCGGGTTGGCGCGGCCCGGTTCGATGCAGGTTCAGCGCCCGACCGGACGATGGCCCCAGGATTTGTCCTCATCATGGAGTTGCAAGATGCCGATATCGCGGGCCGAACTGCGGTTCCTGTTCGACCGTGGCAGCGGCCTGCTCCAGCGCGGCCTGACCAGCGTGCGCACCCGCGGGGTGCGGGCGTCGCTCCAACGCGCCATCGCGCAATTGCAACCGGTGCCACAAGCGCAGCTGGCGCAGCTGTACCTGCCGCAGGCGTCCTCGACGGTCCCTGAGCGGGTCCCGACGAGCGCTCGCCCGCTTGCCAGCATCGTGGTTCCGGTGTTCAACCAGATCGAGCACACCCTGGGCTGCCTGCGCGCGCTGGCGGCACATCCGCCGCGCGCGGAGATCGAGATCATCGTGGTCGACGATGGCAGCAGCGACGGCACCGCGGCGACCCTGCCCGCTATCGGAGGACTTCGCTACCAGGCGCGCGCTGGCAATGGCGGATTCATCGCGGCCTGCAACGATGGGGCAGCACTGGCCCGCGGCGAGTTCGTGGTGTTCCTCAACAACGACACCGTGCCGCAGCCCGGCTGGCTGGACAGCCTGCTGGACACCTTCGAGCAGTACCCCGACACCGGCCTTGCGGGCGCCCAGCTGGTTTACCCGGATGGCCGATTGCAGGAAGCGGGCGGAATCGTCTTCGCCGATGGCAGCGGTTGGAATTACGGGCGGTTTGGTGCGCCCGATGCGCCGCCGCACGCGTTCGTACGCGAAGTGGACTATTGCTCGGGTGCGGCGCTGGCGATCCGCCGATCGCTGTTTACCGAGCTGGGCGGTTTCGATGTGCGCTACTCACCGGCGTACTACGAAGACACCGACCTGGCGTTCGCGGTCCGCGATGCCGGCTGGAAGGTCCGCTATCAGCCGGCTGCAAGGGTCGTCCACCTGGAGGGCATCACCGCCGGCAAGGACGTGCGCCACGGGCCAAAGGCCTACCAGGTGCGCAACCAGGCGATATTCGCCGACAAGTGGGCACCGGCGCTGGCGCTGCAGCCGGCAGCGGGTGCCGACGCGGATCAGGCCTCCAACCACCGCTGCCGTCACACCGTGTTGGTCAT
This genomic interval from Lysobacter ciconiae contains the following:
- the mrcB gene encoding penicillin-binding protein 1B; the protein is MARIDYDEDDVEQGDLPGARWPRLLSTAVLATIGLGLGFLIPYSLYLNHEVEQRFDQLRWQLPTRVYGRPLELAPGVAMEAATLEVELRAAGYHPGDGLRPGTYQHDQARWKISSRGFNDVDGPVAPRLAQLTLGGGRVTKLEATGGKNAPPRLRLDPARIATLYGQKQEERRLVQLDEVPELLVTGLQAVEDRDFASHHGIDLSGIVRAAWINMRSGEARQGASTLTQQLARSGLLGIGREQTYTRKFNEILYALLMEARYDKRLILEAYFNQVYMGQRGAQAIHGMAAASEFWFGRDLADLNTEQIALLIGIVRGPSYYDPRRNPERATERRNFVLDKMLDSTLIDAAEHERARQAPLGISTDPGRTSANRFPAYVDLVRRQLARDYSAEALAGAGLSVMTAMAPSAQAYAEGAVIKTLKGLEGKNRPSLQAGLVLTDVEHGDVLAVVGSGTPAQPGFNRAVEARRPVGSLIKPFVYLLALASPQQWSLASWVDDSPVTVTLGNGKRWTPGNSDSRSHGTVRLIDALARSYNQATVRIGMQVAPARIAELVHTLAGITAEPNPALILGSLDQSPYAMAQLYQFLASGGEIQPLHSVRGVLDTEGKALNRYDDRPAAAQEGDMVFARLVTIALQRAVTAGTGRQLVADGLGHLNAAGKTGTSNDGRDSWFAGYTGDHLAVVWVGNDQNEATGLFGATGGMRVWSNLFKLLPSAPLKVGDEGIDWQWVSGSNVSDASCPGASRFAFADGFAPAYMPCRPSEPVFADDAQTADEQDGARGGWREWFGFGRDRRDEPEAAAPEPQDSP